In one Cervus elaphus chromosome 9, mCerEla1.1, whole genome shotgun sequence genomic region, the following are encoded:
- the LOC122700953 gene encoding olfactory receptor 2T33-like — MENASDTTGINFILLGLFDYTQTHLFLFAMVLMAFLTSLMGNTFMIMLIQVDPQLHTPMYFLLSQLSLMDMMLVLTIVPKMAANYLMHNRSISSAGCGTQIFLFLTLGGGECFLLAAMAYDRYVAVCHPLRYPILMNQKLCLHMTAGSWLLGGVDGLMQAGATLSFPYCHSWEVNHFFCEAPSLVHLACANTMIFEFFMYVCCVLMLLIPLSLILASYSLILAAVLNMQSTAARKKAFATCSSHLAVVGLFYGTIMFIYMRPKSYHSGANDKVVSAFYTIFTPVLNPLIYSVRNKDVKGALRKWLVRHF, encoded by the coding sequence ATGGAAAATGCAAGTGACACCACAGGAATAAATTTCATTCTTCTAGGACTTTTCGACTACACACAGACCCATCTGTTCCTCTTTGCCATGGTGCTCATGGCCTTCCTCACCTCCCTGATGGGCAACACCTTCATGATCATGCTCATTCAGGTGGATCCCCAGCTGCACACTCCCATGTACTTCCTGCTTAGCCAGCTCTCCCTCATGGACATGATGCTGGTCCTCACTATTGTCCCCAAAATGGCAGCCAACTACCTGATGCACAACAGGTCTATCTCTTCTGCGGGCTGTGGTACTCAAATCTTCCTGTTTCTCACCCTGGGAGGGGGCGAGTGCTTCCTCTTAGCcgccatggcctatgaccgctatgtggctgTATGTCACCCCTTGAGATACCCGATCCTCATGAATCAGAAGCTCTGCTTGCACATGACAGCCGGCTCCTGGCTTTTGGGAGGGGTGGATGGGCTGATGCAGGCCGGTGCCACTCTGAGCTTCCCTTACTGCCACTCTTGGGAAGTCAATCACTTCTTTTGTGAGGCACCATCGCTTGTTCACCTTGCCTGTGCTAACACCATGATTTTTGAGTTTTTCATGTACGTCTGTTGCGTCCTGATGCTCTTGATTCCACTGTCTCTCATTCTGGCTTCCTACAGTCTCATCTTGGCTGCTGTACTCAACATGCAGTCCACTGCAGCCAGGAAGAAAGCCTTTGCGACCTGTTCCTCCCATCTGGCTGTTGTGGGGCTCTTCTATGGCACTATCATGTTTATCTACATGCGGCCCAAATCCTACCATTCAGGGGCAAACGACAAGGTGGTTTCTGCTTTCTACACCATCTTCACCCCTGTGTTGAACCCCCTTATATACAGTGTGAGGAATAAAGATGTCAAGGGGGCTTTGAGAAAGTGGCTGGTAAGGCACTTTTGA